In Fundulus heteroclitus isolate FHET01 chromosome 16, MU-UCD_Fhet_4.1, whole genome shotgun sequence, a single genomic region encodes these proteins:
- the LOC118556548 gene encoding hemoglobin embryonic subunit alpha-like — MTTLTAKDKSTVKAFWQKISPNAAAIGEDALGRMLVGYPQTKTYFAHWKDLSPGSAPVKKHGATVMGGVAEAVAKIDDLTAGLLSLSELHAFKLRVDPANFKILAHNILVVLAITFPDDFTPEVHVAMDKFLASLALALSEKYR; from the exons ATGACTACTCTTACTGCAAAGGACAAGAGCACCGTCAAGGCCTTCTGGCAAAAGATCTCTCCCAATGCAGCGGCCATTGGGGAAGATGCGCTTGGCAG GATGCTGGTGGGGTACCCACAGACCAAGACCTACTTCGCCCACTGGAAGGACCTGAGCCCCGGCTCTGCCCCGGTGAAGAAGCACGGAGCTACAGTGATGGGTGGAGTTGCAGAAGCTGTGGCTAAAATTGACGATCTGACAGCAGGTCTCCTTAGCCTCAGCGAGCTGCATGCCTTTAAACTGAGAGTGGACCCAGCCAACTTCAAG ATTCTTGCCCACAACATCCTTGTTGTCTTGGCCATCACATTCCCCGACGACTTCACCCCTGAGGTTCATGTGGCTATGGACAAGTTCCTGGCTTCCCTGGCTCTGGCTCTGTCCGAGAAGTACAGATGA
- the LOC105937308 gene encoding hemoglobin subunit beta yields the protein MVQWSDFERATIQDIFSKIDSGVVGPAALSRCLIVYPWTQRYFGSFGNLYNADAITSNPKVAAHGKVVLAGLEKAVKNMDDIKTTYKDLSVLHSEKLHVDPDNFNLLSDCLTIVVASQMGEAFTADVQAAFQKFLAVVVASLRKQYH from the exons ATGGTTCAGTGGAGTGATTTCGAGCGTGCCACCATACAGGACATCTTCTCCAAAATTGACTCTGGTGTTGTGGGGCCTGCAGCTCTTTCCAG GTGTCTGATTGTCTACCCCTGGACTCAGAGGTACTTTGGCAGCTTTGGAAACCTCTACAATGCTGACGCCATAACATCAAACCCCAAAGTTGCAGCTCACGGGAAGGTTGTCCTTGCCGGCCTGGAAAAAGCTGTGAAGAACATGGACGACATCAAGACCACATACAAGGACCTGAGTGTGCTCCACTCTGAGAAACTCCATGTGGATCCTGACAACTTCAAT CTCCTGTCAGACTGCCTGACCATCGTGGTTGCTTCTCAGATGGGTGAGGCTTTCACCGCTGACGTCCAGGCAGCTTTCCAGAAGTTCTTAGCTGTGGTTGTGGCCTCCCTGAGAAAACAGTACCACTAA